Proteins from one Coffea arabica cultivar ET-39 chromosome 8c, Coffea Arabica ET-39 HiFi, whole genome shotgun sequence genomic window:
- the LOC140013420 gene encoding uncharacterized protein — MENGNGHANGGSAANGHAEPLRSISYRPRGGGAHIRYSPADRHPRCQCRAMYAYPNELVLSLDDERRQLRDANFTLTQDVDELGMMVDTQYDRIADLKVRLTAEHHLLEAARLEIERQKSRATRLAERMRDGSAGIRADAAMMMDEVTSFIQGVPGQVRHQGGPADSDDRALERFLKFGPPKFYGGPEPEIAEGWWERITEIFAALNYTEERKVTFATFQFEGAARSWWNLVRVTWETNHTPRTWANFTREFNAKFLPLLIQEKREDDFIRCKQGAMSVAEYEVQFTKLSHFAPELIATEQRRVRRFVQGLNVELQESLAAVRIDTFAEAVERAQRVEVARAQVKSFQSKKRFAPSSSRELTFGNAPPAKVGRGNSGVNSSGAPRGAQPRGNGARNAGGRNNGVRGGPIGRGQPRNRPQGGRAIVPQLLEEAGKVLDSSEVVEGTLPIFHRLAKVLIDPGATHSFVNPSLMSGIDVQPVRLPYDLEIRTPMGNKKVITSLTYKNCEFWIGERKMLVDLIRLDIKGYDVIIGMDFLGHHHAKLDCREKVVEFCIPGEATLRLDVKGRLASSAMVSGIRARKMLSKGAQGFIAFLINTPSDQVKLEDVLVVREFLDVFPEELMTLPPEREVEFKIDLVPGTAPISKTPYRMAPAELKELKIQLQDLLEKGFVKESDSPWGAPVLFVKKKDGSLRLCIDYRGLNEVTIKNKYPLPLIDSLFDQLQGSVRIFKKYLDQFVVVFIDDILIYSKTQEEHIKHLEIVLQILREHKLYAKFSKCEFWLEEISFLGHKVSKDGIAVDPAKVEAVMNWKRPETPTEIRSFLGLAGKANVVADALSRKAQMAGLMVKEWDMLEEISGWNPRLEKLKMLFGNLSLKSPLL, encoded by the exons ATGGAAAATGGAAACGGACATGCTAACGGGGGTAGTGCGGCTAATGGACATGCGGAGCCGCTTAGATCCATCTCCTATAGGCCACGAGGCGGAGGAGCTCATATACGTTACTCACCTGCTGACAGGCACCCTAGGTGTCAGTGCCGAGCCATGTACGCGTACCCCAATGAGCTAGTGTTATCCTTAGACGATGAGCGCCGCCAGCTGAGGGACGCTAACTTCACCCTGACTCAGGACGTAGACGAGTTGGGTATGATGGTGGATACCCAGTATGACCGTATAGCCGATCTGAAGGTTAGGCTCACTGCTGAACATCATCTACTGGAGGCTGCTCGCTTGGAGATAGAGCGGCAAAAGTCTAGGGCGACTCGATTAGCAGAAAGGATGCGTGATGGGAGCGCAGGCATCAGGGCTGATGCTGCCATGATGATGGATGAGGTCACCAGTTTTATTCAGGGTG TCCCTGGACAAGTGCGCCATCAAGGAGGCCCCGCCGATTCGGATGATCGGGCACTggaaaggtttctgaaatttggACCTCCCAAATTCTATGGGGGACCCGAACCAGAAATAGCTGAGGGCTGGTGGGAGAGAATCACTGAGATTTTCGCCGCCTTGAACTATACAGAGGAGCGAAAAGTGACCTTTGCTAccttccagtttgagggagctgcCCGCTCCTGGTGGAACCTGGTGAGGGTTACGTGGGAGACTAACCATACGccaaggacttgggcgaacttcacaagggagttcaatGCCAAATTCCTTCCACTTCTCAttcaggagaagagagaggatgatttcATTAGATGCAAACAAGGGGCGAtgagtgtcgccgaatatgaagTCCAGTTCACAAAGCTATCACACTTTGCACCTGAGTTGATAGCCACCGAGCAAAGGCGTGTTCGGAGGTTTGTgcagggtttgaatgtggaaCTACAGGAAAGCTTAGCCGCTGTAAGAATAGATACCTTCGCTGAGGCTGTTGAAAGAGCGCAGCGAGTTGAAGTAGCCAGAGCTCAAGTGAAGTCTTTTCAGTCCAAGAAAAGATTTGCTCCTAGCAGTAGTCGGGAGCTGACTTTTGGAAATGCTCCACCGGCCAAAGTGGGCCGAGGAAACAGTGGAGTGAATAGTTCTGGAGCACCACGAGGCGCCCAACCAAGAGGAAACGGGGCCAGGAATGCAGGGGGACGAAATAATGGAGTTAGAGGGGGACCAATTGGAAGAGGACAACCTAGGAATCGGCCGCAAGGGGGTCGAGCAATAGTTCCTCAA TTGCTGGAAGAAGCAGGGAAGGTGCTTGATTCCTCGGAAGTTGTGGAAGGTACACTTCCAATTTTTCATAGATTAGCTAAAGTGTTAATTGACCCTGGTGCAACGCATTCATTCGTAAATCCATCTCTTATGTCTGGAATAGATGTGCAACCCGTTAGATTACCCTATGATCTTGAAATTAGGACACCAATGGGTAATAAGAAGGTAATCACTAGCTTGACCTATAAGAATTGCGAATTCTGGATCGGAGAGCGAAAAATGCTAGTGGATTTGATCCGTTTGGACATAAAAGGATATGATGTTATCATAGGAATGGATTTTCTAGGTCACCATCATGCTAAGCTTGACTGCCGAGAAAAAGTGGTGGAATTTTGTATACCTGGAGAAGCAACCCTGAGGTTAGATGTCAAAGGTAGGTTAGCATCTTCTGCTATGGTCTCGGGAATACGGGCAAGGAAAATGTTATCTAAAGGAGCTCAAGGATTCATAGCCTTCTTGATAAATACTCCCAGTGATCAAGTAAAGCTCGAGGATGTGCTAGTGGTAAGGGAATTTCTGGATGTTTTCCCTGAAGAATTAATGACTTTACCACCAGAGAGAGAGGTAGAGTTTAAGATCGACTTGGTGCCTGGAACGGCTCCAATTTCTAAAACTccgtaccgaatggctcctgccgagCTTAAGGAGTTGAAAATCCAATTACAAGACCTGTTGGAAAAAGGTTTCGTGAAGGAAAGTGACTCACCATGGGGAGCACCCGTTCTATTCgtcaagaaaaaggacggaagttTAAGATTATGCATTGACTATAGGGGGTTAAATGAGGttactattaagaataaataccctctaccgTTGATTGATAGCttgttcgaccagctgcaaggatcAGTG agaatttttaagaaataccTGGACCAATTCGTAGTAGTTTTTATAGATGATATTTTGATATACTCCAAGACTCAAGAGGAACATATCAAGCATTTGGAGATAGTACTGCAGATACTAAGAGAGCATAAGTTATATGCAAAATTCagcaagtgcgagttttggttggaggaGATTTCTTTTTTAGGGCACAAGGTTTCCAAAGATGGGATTGCCGTGGATCCGGCAAAAGTTGAAGCCGTTATGAATTGGAAGCGGCCAGAAACTCCAACTGAAATCAGAAGTTTCTTGGGTTTAGCAG gaaaaGCCAATGTGGTAGCTGACGCTTTAAGTAGAAAGGCCCAAATGGCGGGGTTGATGGTTAAAGAATGGGACATGCTAGAAGAAATAAGTGGTTGGAACCCTCGCTTGGAGAAACTAAAGATGTTATTTGGGAATCTATCTTTGAAATCACCATTACTCTAG